GACCGCGGGCCTCACCAACATCGCCGCCGACGTGAGGTCCACCTGGGCCCCACTCGGCTGGGAGGCGATCATCGCCGCGAACCCCGACGTGCTCGTGCTCGTCGACTCCAGTTGGAATAGCGCCCAGAAGAAGATGGACTACCTGGCCTCCAACCCCGCGACAGCGGCCCTGCCGGCCGTGCAGCACAAGCGCTATGTGATCATCCCCTTCGCCTCGAGCGAGGCCGGGGTGCGCAGCGTCGAGGCCGCGGCCTCGATCGCGGCGCAGCTGCAGGGGCTCGACCTGCCGTGACCCGTGTCGTCGTCTCCGCGATCGTGCTCGGGGCGGCGCTTGTCGTCTCGATCACGGTCGCGGTGACGCTGGGCGCCGCGCCACTCGGCGTCGGTGAGGTGTGGGGCTCGATCGTCGCCCACCTATCCGGGCAACCCTCGCCGCTCGACCCGCTGCGCGACGGGATCGTGTGGCAGCTGCGCCTGCCGCGCATCCTGACCGCCGCCGCCGTCGGGACCGGCCTGGCGCTCGTCGGCGCGGTCATGCAGGGCATCACGCGCAACCAGCTCGCCGACCCGTACCTGCTCGGGCTCTCCTCGGGGGCATCGCTCGGCGCGGTCGCCGTGCTGTTGCTCGGCATCGGGATCCTGCTGCCGGTCGCGGCGTTCGGCGGCGCGATGCTCGCGCTCCTCGCCACCCTCGGCCTCGCCTCCGCGTTCGGGCCGCTCACACCCACCCGCACGGTGCTCGCGGGCGTCGCGGTGTCGAGTTTCGCGGCCGCACTCACGAGTTTCGTGATCTTCTGGACGGCGACCGGGGACTCCTACCGCGAGATCCTGGGGTGGCTGCTCGGATCTCTCGCGGGCGCCCGTTGGCCGGAGGCCGCCATCGCCGGGGTCGCGATGCTCGTGGTGGGCGTGCCGCTCGCCTTCTCGGGACGCATCCTGGATGCCTTCGCCTTCGGCGACCGCTCCGCCGCCGCCCTCGGCATCCCCGTGGTCGGCGCGCGCTGGGCGCTGCTCGGCGCCGGGGCGCTGCTCACCGGCGCGCTCGTCGCGGTGAGCGGTTCGATCGGCTTCGTGGGGCTCGTGCTGCCGCACGCGGTGCGGCTCGTGATCGGCCCCGGCAACCGTGCGCTGCTGCCGCTCTCCGCCCTCGCGGGCGGGGTGTTCCTCGTGTGGGCCGACACTCTCGCGCGCACCGCCTTCGACCCCCGCGAGCTGCCCGTCGGCATCGTCACCGCCCTCGTGGGCGCGCCCGTGTTCGCGGCGCTGCTGCTGCGCCGGAGGGTCGCATCGTGACCGGCGCGCCGTTCGAGGTGCGCGACGTCACCGTGCGGATCGCGGGACGCACGATCGTCGACAAGGTGGCGTTCGCGGCGCCCCGCGGCGGGTTCACGGCGCTCGTCGGGCCGAACGGTGCCGGCAAGTCGACCCTGCTGCGGGCGATCGCCGGGGTGGAACGCACGACGTCCGGTGCGGTGCACCACGACGGCGAGGAGCTGCTCGCGCTCCCCCGCCGGCGCCGTGCGCGCGTGCTCGCACTCGTGGAGCAGGACGCCACCACCGAGCTGCCCCTCACCGGTCGCGACGTGGTGCGACTGGGCCGCAGCCCGCACGAATCGGTGCTCGGCGGCGGCGATCCGGAGGCGGACGCCATCGTCGAGAACGCGCTCGCCCGGGCGGGCGCCGCGGCGTTCGCCGAGCGCGAGGTGACGACCCTGTCGGGCGGCGAACGCCAGCGCGTGCTCATCGCGCGCGCCCTGGCCCAGCAGCCGCGGGTGCTGCTGCTCGACGAACCGACCAACCACCTCGACCTCGCCGCCCAGCTCGACATCGTCGAGCTGGTGCGCGGCGTCACCGCCGACGGCGTCACGGTGGTCGCCGCCGTGCACGATCTGAGCCTCGCGGCGGCCCACGCGGACGCCGTGGTCGTGCTCTCCGAGGGGCGGGTCGTCGCGCACGGCGCGACCGAGCAGACCCTCACCCCCGAACGCATCCGTGAGGTGTTCGGGGTGGCGGCCGAGTGGACGCGGAACCCGCTCACCGGGCGGCCGCTGCTCGCGGTCGGGCCGGCGTAGCGGCCGGCGGTCGTCGGCTCGGCGGGCGCCTGATCAGCGGGCGCCTGCTCAGCGGGCGTCGGGCCGCCAGCGCGCCCACAGCGACGGCGGCAGCAGGAACACCCGCAGCCGTTCGAGCGGCGCGCTCGTGCGGGCGATGCTGCGGCGCACCGCCCGGACCTCCGCGACCGACACGCCCCCGGCATCCGGTCGCCCGTACGCGGCGACCTCGACCCGACCGCGCAGCACGCCCAACTCGGCGCCGCCGCCCGCGAGCTCCGGGCTCAGCCGATCCGCGAACTCGCGCGGCGTCTCGGTCTCGGCGGCCGACCAGCCGTGATCGCGGGCCGTGTCGCGCAACTCCTCCCACGCCGCCGCAGCAGGATCGGGGCCGCCCCGGATGCGCCGGTACCGCCTCCACCGCAGCCAGGAGCGGAAGCCGGCGGGCGCCAGCACCAGCAGCACGAGCCCCGCGAGCACGCCGAGCGTGATCGGCACCGCCGGGCCCGCCTGCTGCGCGGAGGCCGCCTGGCCGCCCTGCTGATCGGGGATGTCGAGTCGCTCCCCCGGCGCGACGGTCGGGACCGCGGTCGGCGCCACGGTGCTCTCGTCCTGCGGGGTGCGCGGGTCGTCGGCGGGACCCTCGCCGTACGAGGGCACGCTTCCGCGACCCGGCGTCGGCTCGAACCGCAGCCACCCGATGCCCTCGAAATACAGCTCCGGCCAGGCATGCACGTCGTCGGAGGTGACGGTGTAGATCGTGCGGCCGTTGTCGAACTCGCGCTCGCCCGGCTGGAAGCCGACCGCGATCCGCGAGGGGATGCCCAGCACGCGTGCCATCACCGCCATCGCCGAGGCGTAGTGCACGCAGTAGCCGATCTTCTTCTCCAGGAACACCGCGAGCGCGTCGAGGCCGCTGCCGTCGAAGCCGTCCTCGACCGGGGTGTCCTCCGAGTACTCGAACGGGCTCGAACGCAGGTAGCTCTGCAAGGCGATCGCCCGATCGTAGGCGGAGCCGGCCTGGCCGGCCACCTCGACCGCCGTCTGCGCGATGATCTCGGGGAGGTCGTCGGGGAGCACGAGCGACGACGAACCGGCCGCGTCGGTCGCCGCCGAGGTGGCGGCGAGCTGCGCGGCCGTGGGCTCCACCTCGAGCATCGTGGCCGTGTACTGCTGCCCGCGCGCCGCGGACGAGGTCGAGCGGATGACGAGGCTCGCCGGGTCTGCGAACCACTCGCCCACCAGCCCCTCGATACCCCGGCTCGGGTACGGCGCCGGCAACCAGCGGCTGATGATGTCCGACACCTGCACATCGACCGTCGCCGACTCCCGCGCGACGGCATCGGTGAGTCCCGGCGGCGGCATCAGTTCCGTGACGTCCTGATCGCCCGCCGCCGGGTCGGTCATC
The Protaetiibacter larvae DNA segment above includes these coding regions:
- a CDS encoding putative F420-0 ABC transporter permease subunit, whose product is MTRVVVSAIVLGAALVVSITVAVTLGAAPLGVGEVWGSIVAHLSGQPSPLDPLRDGIVWQLRLPRILTAAAVGTGLALVGAVMQGITRNQLADPYLLGLSSGASLGAVAVLLLGIGILLPVAAFGGAMLALLATLGLASAFGPLTPTRTVLAGVAVSSFAAALTSFVIFWTATGDSYREILGWLLGSLAGARWPEAAIAGVAMLVVGVPLAFSGRILDAFAFGDRSAAALGIPVVGARWALLGAGALLTGALVAVSGSIGFVGLVLPHAVRLVIGPGNRALLPLSALAGGVFLVWADTLARTAFDPRELPVGIVTALVGAPVFAALLLRRRVAS
- a CDS encoding ABC transporter ATP-binding protein; amino-acid sequence: MTGAPFEVRDVTVRIAGRTIVDKVAFAAPRGGFTALVGPNGAGKSTLLRAIAGVERTTSGAVHHDGEELLALPRRRRARVLALVEQDATTELPLTGRDVVRLGRSPHESVLGGGDPEADAIVENALARAGAAAFAEREVTTLSGGERQRVLIARALAQQPRVLLLDEPTNHLDLAAQLDIVELVRGVTADGVTVVAAVHDLSLAAAHADAVVVLSEGRVVAHGATEQTLTPERIREVFGVAAEWTRNPLTGRPLLAVGPA
- a CDS encoding transglutaminase TgpA family protein; this translates as MALTELRRTSPAVGTPVRRSAARAPRRRPDAGHWRHAALLAVALLAALASLHVVLAESSWWIVGAGYTVLVLVGASAARSVFRRAFWAPIVALLVGIGGLTLGYAADTAILGVIPTFSTPGRFGELIEDGVQSIVEQRVPATPELGIVLLIAVLMIGAAWFAELCVAAEHPAYVAIPLAGILAIPMAVKPGLTDAFWFVVTAAAFLAILRIGRRQDTRRVTFLVGAIVVAGSLVVPSVFPPVREDPGPVRAGVATGINPLITLGDDLRRSDPVLALSYETTASEPVYLRLTTLSSFTGDTWSPSMTDPAAGDQDVTELMPPPGLTDAVARESATVDVQVSDIISRWLPAPYPSRGIEGLVGEWFADPASLVIRSTSSAARGQQYTATMLEVEPTAAQLAATSAATDAAGSSSLVLPDDLPEIIAQTAVEVAGQAGSAYDRAIALQSYLRSSPFEYSEDTPVEDGFDGSGLDALAVFLEKKIGYCVHYASAMAVMARVLGIPSRIAVGFQPGEREFDNGRTIYTVTSDDVHAWPELYFEGIGWLRFEPTPGRGSVPSYGEGPADDPRTPQDESTVAPTAVPTVAPGERLDIPDQQGGQAASAQQAGPAVPITLGVLAGLVLLVLAPAGFRSWLRWRRYRRIRGGPDPAAAAWEELRDTARDHGWSAAETETPREFADRLSPELAGGGAELGVLRGRVEVAAYGRPDAGGVSVAEVRAVRRSIARTSAPLERLRVFLLPPSLWARWRPDAR